From one Mytilus galloprovincialis chromosome 13, xbMytGall1.hap1.1, whole genome shotgun sequence genomic stretch:
- the LOC143057899 gene encoding alkaline phosphatase, tissue-nonspecific isozyme-like isoform X2, producing the protein MFPFLLISLLSATFGNPVTKTVEDANYWRNQAQDDLNQRLSYLRNTNAAKNVIMFLGDGMGISTVTAARIHKGQLNGQTGEETEMTFEKFPYTGFIKTYNTDQQVPDSAGTATAFLCGVKSKAGTVGVDDKVQYSNCSTVQGAEVTSILDWSLAEGKSVGLVTTTRVTHATPAAAYAHAPRRSWEGDTSLDSTQKGCTDIAYQLIKDNPDIQVILGGGRRFFLSINETDPELGGASSYQRRDTSLVQEWIQDKQNRNKTHAYAWRKEEFDAINPDNTEFVLGLFQSSHMQYEHERDKTSNGEPSLQEMTIKALEILRKNANGYFLLVEGGRIDHGHHGTRGRVALEETVMFDKAVSSAIDMTSERDTLIVVTADHSHVFAMGGYPTRGNNILGLVENDIADDGMPYTSLVYGNGPVQRENLTGVDTTHKDYRQTSAVYMTSETHAGEDIPVYARGPMAHLLTGTHEQSYIPHVMAYASCVGHNKDHCKRTLTSDSHNLRHSITLLFTLSIFIISIV; encoded by the exons ATGTTCCCGTTTTTGCTT ATTTCACTGTTGTCTGCAACTTTCGGAAACCCCGTAACAAAAACAGTTGAAG ATGCGAATTATTGGAGAAATCAAGCTCAAGATGATTTAAATCAACGACTTTCTTATCTACGGAACACAAACGCTGCCAAAAATGTGATAATGTTCTTGGGAGATGGTATGGGAATATCTACTGTTACGGCTGCACGGATTCACAAAGGACAGTTGAATGGACAGACAGGAGAGGAAACGGAAATGACGTTTGAAAAATTCCCATACACAGGGTTCATAAAG ACGTATAATACAGACCAACAGGTACCAGATTCTGCTGGAACTGCAACCGCATTCCTCTGTGGTGTTAAATCTAAGGCTGGTACAGTAGGAGTAGACGATAAAGTTCAATATTCAAACTGTTCGACAGTTCAAGGAGCGGAAGTGACGTCGATCTTAGACTGGTCTCTGGCTGAGGGAAAATCAGTTGGATTAGTTACTACCACAAGAGTTACCCATGCGACTCCTGCAGCTGCATATGCACACGCACCAAGGCGTTCCTGGGAAGGGGATACCAGCCTAGATAGCACACAAAAAGGTTGCACTGATATTGCTTATCAGTTGATAAAAGACAATCCAGATATACAG GTAATATTGGGTGGTGGAAGGCGCTTCTTTCTATCGATAAATGAAACAGATCCCGAATTAGGAGGTGCTTCTAGCTACCAAAGACGGGACACCAGCCTTGTACAG GAATGGATACAAgataaacaaaacagaaataagaCCCATGCATACGCTTGGAGAAAAGAAGAATTCGATGCTATTAATCCAGATAATACAGAGTTTGTCTTGG GTTTGTTTCAATCGTCTCATATGCAGTATGAGCATGAACGAGATAAAACTTCAAATGGAGAACCATCTTTACAAGAGATGACAATAAAAGCTCTAGAGATTCTAAGGAAAAATGCAAATGGATATTTTCTACTAGTTGAAG GTGGACGAATAGACCATGGTCATCACGGTACTCGTGGTCGCGTGGCTTTGGAAgaaactgtaatgtttgataagGCTGTTTCGTCGGCTATCGATATGACGTCAGAACGGGACACATTGATAGTGGTGACTGCTGACCATTCACATGTATTTGCCATGGGAGGTTATCCAACAAGAGGAAATAATATACTTG GTCTGGTGGAAAACGACATAGCAGATGATGGCATGCCTTATACATCTCTTGTTTATGGAAATGGACCGGTTCAGAGGGAAAATCTCACAGGAGTTGATACAA CACATAAGGACTACAGACAGACGAGTGCTGTCTATATGACTTCCGAGACCCATGCCGGAGAGGATATTCCTGTTTATGCCAGAGGTCCAATGGCTCACTTGTTGACTGGTACACACGAGCAGAGTTATATTCCACATGTTATGGCTTATGCGTCATGTGTGGGACACAATAAAGACCACTGTAAACGGACTTTAACATCGGATTCACATAATCTGAGGCATAGCATTACACTGTTGTTTACtctttcaatatttataatatcgattgtttaa
- the LOC143057899 gene encoding alkaline phosphatase-like isoform X1, with product MACGVSNDRLYLYLISLLSATFGNPVTKTVEDANYWRNQAQDDLNQRLSYLRNTNAAKNVIMFLGDGMGISTVTAARIHKGQLNGQTGEETEMTFEKFPYTGFIKTYNTDQQVPDSAGTATAFLCGVKSKAGTVGVDDKVQYSNCSTVQGAEVTSILDWSLAEGKSVGLVTTTRVTHATPAAAYAHAPRRSWEGDTSLDSTQKGCTDIAYQLIKDNPDIQVILGGGRRFFLSINETDPELGGASSYQRRDTSLVQEWIQDKQNRNKTHAYAWRKEEFDAINPDNTEFVLGLFQSSHMQYEHERDKTSNGEPSLQEMTIKALEILRKNANGYFLLVEGGRIDHGHHGTRGRVALEETVMFDKAVSSAIDMTSERDTLIVVTADHSHVFAMGGYPTRGNNILGLVENDIADDGMPYTSLVYGNGPVQRENLTGVDTTHKDYRQTSAVYMTSETHAGEDIPVYARGPMAHLLTGTHEQSYIPHVMAYASCVGHNKDHCKRTLTSDSHNLRHSITLLFTLSIFIISIV from the exons ATGGCATGCGGTGTCAGCAATGATCGACTGTACCTTTATCTG ATTTCACTGTTGTCTGCAACTTTCGGAAACCCCGTAACAAAAACAGTTGAAG ATGCGAATTATTGGAGAAATCAAGCTCAAGATGATTTAAATCAACGACTTTCTTATCTACGGAACACAAACGCTGCCAAAAATGTGATAATGTTCTTGGGAGATGGTATGGGAATATCTACTGTTACGGCTGCACGGATTCACAAAGGACAGTTGAATGGACAGACAGGAGAGGAAACGGAAATGACGTTTGAAAAATTCCCATACACAGGGTTCATAAAG ACGTATAATACAGACCAACAGGTACCAGATTCTGCTGGAACTGCAACCGCATTCCTCTGTGGTGTTAAATCTAAGGCTGGTACAGTAGGAGTAGACGATAAAGTTCAATATTCAAACTGTTCGACAGTTCAAGGAGCGGAAGTGACGTCGATCTTAGACTGGTCTCTGGCTGAGGGAAAATCAGTTGGATTAGTTACTACCACAAGAGTTACCCATGCGACTCCTGCAGCTGCATATGCACACGCACCAAGGCGTTCCTGGGAAGGGGATACCAGCCTAGATAGCACACAAAAAGGTTGCACTGATATTGCTTATCAGTTGATAAAAGACAATCCAGATATACAG GTAATATTGGGTGGTGGAAGGCGCTTCTTTCTATCGATAAATGAAACAGATCCCGAATTAGGAGGTGCTTCTAGCTACCAAAGACGGGACACCAGCCTTGTACAG GAATGGATACAAgataaacaaaacagaaataagaCCCATGCATACGCTTGGAGAAAAGAAGAATTCGATGCTATTAATCCAGATAATACAGAGTTTGTCTTGG GTTTGTTTCAATCGTCTCATATGCAGTATGAGCATGAACGAGATAAAACTTCAAATGGAGAACCATCTTTACAAGAGATGACAATAAAAGCTCTAGAGATTCTAAGGAAAAATGCAAATGGATATTTTCTACTAGTTGAAG GTGGACGAATAGACCATGGTCATCACGGTACTCGTGGTCGCGTGGCTTTGGAAgaaactgtaatgtttgataagGCTGTTTCGTCGGCTATCGATATGACGTCAGAACGGGACACATTGATAGTGGTGACTGCTGACCATTCACATGTATTTGCCATGGGAGGTTATCCAACAAGAGGAAATAATATACTTG GTCTGGTGGAAAACGACATAGCAGATGATGGCATGCCTTATACATCTCTTGTTTATGGAAATGGACCGGTTCAGAGGGAAAATCTCACAGGAGTTGATACAA CACATAAGGACTACAGACAGACGAGTGCTGTCTATATGACTTCCGAGACCCATGCCGGAGAGGATATTCCTGTTTATGCCAGAGGTCCAATGGCTCACTTGTTGACTGGTACACACGAGCAGAGTTATATTCCACATGTTATGGCTTATGCGTCATGTGTGGGACACAATAAAGACCACTGTAAACGGACTTTAACATCGGATTCACATAATCTGAGGCATAGCATTACACTGTTGTTTACtctttcaatatttataatatcgattgtttaa